The following are from one region of the Salvelinus namaycush isolate Seneca unplaced genomic scaffold, SaNama_1.0 Scaffold2723, whole genome shotgun sequence genome:
- the LOC120039457 gene encoding RNA polymerase-associated protein LEO1-like: MTLSLADRCSKTQKIRILPMAGRDPESQRNEMIKKEEERLRASIRREGQQRRMREKQHQRGLSAGYLEPDRYDDDEEGDESVSLAAIKSKYKGGGGGGGGLREERARIYSSDSDEGSDDDKAQRLLKAKKLDSDEEGESSGKRKAEEDEEEEVEPKKAKKYVISDEEEEDDE, translated from the exons ATGACCCTCTCTCTGGCTGACCGCTGCTCTAAGACCCAGAAGATTAGAATACTGCCCATGGCTGGACGAGACCCTGAGTCTCAACGCAATGAGATGATCAAG AAAGAGGAGGAGCGTCTGCGTGCGTCTATCCGTCGTGAGGGCCAACAGCGGCGGATGAGAGAGAAGCAGCACCAACGAGGGCTGAGCGCCGGTTACCTGGAGCCTGATCGCTATGACGACGATGAGGAGGGGGACGAGTCGGTCAGCCTGGCCGCCATCAAGAGCAAAtacaagggaggaggaggaggaggaggaggactgagAG AGGAGCGGGCTAGGATCTACTCGTCTGACAGTGATGAGGGTTCTGATGATGATAAAGCCCAGAGACTGCTCAAGGCCAAGAAACTAGACTCTGacgag gaagGGGAGAGTTCAGGgaagaggaaggctgaggaggatgaggaggaggaggtggaacccaagaaggcaaagaagTACGTCATCAgcgatgaagaggaggaagatgatgaatga